Proteins encoded within one genomic window of Eurosta solidaginis isolate ZX-2024a chromosome 1, ASM4086904v1, whole genome shotgun sequence:
- the PNPase gene encoding polyribonucleotide nucleotidyltransferase 1, mitochondrial, protein MLLLPQKFLKLPKIQLRYSTQNFRRHVQTAQNECPSVEVNFSNGRQMTISSGKLARFANGTAICQMGDTAVMVTAVAKPKQAAGASFMPLVVDYRLKSAASGRIPMNFMRRELGPSEKEILSARLIDRSVRPLFPSEFRTETQLVCNMLAMDAVYSPEILAINSASLALSLSDIPWNGPIGAVRMGFCDGEVITNPTRRELQTSQLDLVVSATKQNLVVMLEGKGNVVLMQDLLKAIKQGTREAQFIINEIERLQKAHGRTKRALDVPPSVEPEISEAVNSMSEMRLREIFKDATHDKLSRDNAVNEVRSNVIDKVWSSYPDTEPSLIAEEFNKICKIIFRELIFEENRRCDGRDCDSLRNISCQVDLYKPLHGSALFQRGQTQVFCTVALDSHESAMKLDAITSLESGIKAKNFMLHYEFPPYATGEIGRIGPIGRRELGHGSLAERSLVPTLPYDYPFTVRLTSEVLESNGSSSMASVCGGSLALMDAGVPVTAPAAGVAIGLVTKYEHNDTKHLNDYRILTDILGIEDYMGDMDMKVAGTRKGFTAIQADLKVPGIPLKVVMESLQKAIDAKNKILDIMGETIREHRKYPKECWPVTERITIEPHQRGQLIGPGGMHLKRIYLETGASLTPEDETTYSIFAPSQAAMNEAKEHIDALLTKERVPDLEFGGIYSAKITEIRDTGVMVILYPSMPPALLHNSQLDQRKIAHPSALGLEVGQEIQVKYFGRDPVSGFMRLSRKVLQSAASSIPRSHNKAAEET, encoded by the exons ATGTTGTTACTAccgcaaaaatttttgaaattgccCAAAATCCAGCTACGTTATAGCACACAGAATTTCAGGCGGCACGTACAAACTGCGCAAAATGAATGTCCATCAGTGGAAGTGAACTTTTCGAATGG CCGACAAATGACCATAAGTTCCGGAAAATTGGCACGTTTTGCCAACGGAACGGCTATTTGTCAAATGGGTGATACAGCTGTTATGGTAACCGCGGTTGCTAAACCCAAACAAGCAGCTGGAGCAAGTTTTATGCCGCTTGTCGTAGACTATCGCTTAAAGAGCGCAGCATCCGGACGTATACCAATGAATTTCATGCGACGCGAACTGGGACCTTcagaaaaagaaattttatcCGCACGACTTATAGATCGCTCTGTGCGGCCACTATTTCCATCTGAATTTCGCACTGAAACACAATTGGTATGCAATATGCTGGCAATGGATGCAGTCTATTCGCCTGAGATTTTAGCTATTAATTCTGCATCTTTAGCTTTGAGTTTGAGTGACATTCCCTGGAATGGCCCTATTGGCGCCGTGCG CATGGGCTTTTGTGACGGTGAAGTAATAACTAACCCCACGCGACGTGAATTGCAAACTTCACAATTGGATTTAGTAGTGTCAGCAACAAAACAAAACTTAGTGGTTATGCTTGAAGGTAAGGGAAATGTGGTGCTAATGCAGGATCTGCTTAAGGCCATCAAACAGGGCACACGTGAAGCACAGTTTATTATTAATGAAATTGAGCGCCTACAAAAAGCACATGGACGCACGAAACGTGCTCTTGACGTACCACCAAGTGTGGAACCAGAAATTTCGGAGGCTGTAAACAGTATGAGCGAAATGCGTTTACGTGAAATATTTAAAGATGCAACGCACGACAAATTATCACGTGATAATGCTGTGAATGAAGTACGCTCAAATGTCATCGATAAAGTGTGGTCATCATATCCGGACACGGAACCATCACTGATAGCTGAAGAGttcaataaaatatgcaaaatcaTATTCCGGGAGCTTATATTCGAAGAGAATAGAAGATGTGATGGGCGCGATTGTGATAGTTTGCGTAATATTAGTTGCCAAGTTGATCTCTATAAGCCGTTGCATGGCTCAGCGCTTTTCCAACGTGGACAAACGCAAGTATTCTGTACAGTAGCCCTAGATTCTCACGAGAGTGCCATGAAGCTAGATGCCATCACATCACTGGAAAG TGgcataaaagctaaaaatttcaTGCTGCACTACGAATTCCCACCCTATGCTACTGGCGAAATAGGGCGTATTGGGCCCATAGGACGCCGTGAGCTTGGTCATGGCTCATTAGCTGAACGTTCTTTAGTACCCACACTACCATACGATTATCCCTTCACTGTACGTTTAACCTCTGAAGTACTTGAATCGAACGGTTCTAGTTCAATGGCCTCTGTGTGCGGTGGCTCCTTGGCGCTCATGGATGCTGGTGTACCTGTTACGGCACCAGCTGCTGGCGTCGCCATTGGTTTAGTTACAAAATATGAGCATAACGATACCAAACATCTAAACGATTATCGCATTTTGACCGACATTCTGGGCATTGAAGATTACATGGGTGATATGGATATGAAAGTTGCTGGTACACGTAAAGGTTTCACAGCAATACAAGCCGATTTAAAGGTACCTGGCATACCATTAAAAGTGGTGATGGAGTCGTTGCAAAAGGCGATCGATGCGAAAAATAAAATACTCGATATAATGGGTGAAACTATAAGAGAACATCG CAAATATCCGAAAGAGTGTTGGCCCGTTACGGAACGTATCACTATCGAGCCACATCAGCGCGGTCAACTAATCGGTCCTGGTGGCATGCACTTAAAACGTATCTACCTCGAAACTGGTGCATCTCTTACGCCTGAAGATGAAACAACATACTCTATTTTTGCGCCCTCTCAGGCAGCCATGAATGAAGCGAAAGAGCATATAGATGCTTTGCTTACGAAGGAGCGTGTACCTGATTTGGAATTTGGCGGTATTTACTCAGCAAAGATAACAGAAATTCGCGATACTGGTGTTATGGTGATATTGTATCCGAGTATGCCACCAGCGCTATTACACAACTCACAGTTGGATCAAAGAAAG ATTGCCCATCCATCGGCCTTGGGCTTGGAGGTTGGACAGGAGATACAAGTCAAATACTTCGGACGTGATCCTGTGTCTGGGTTTATGCGTTTATCACGCAAAGTATTACAGAGTGCAGCGTCAAGTATACCGCGTAGTCACAATAAGGCTGCAGAAGAAACGTAG